From the genome of Devriesea agamarum, one region includes:
- a CDS encoding replication initiation protein: MNSPGLVWCVVVDVDHDDADWAADRADLPEPSWTAVNPFNGHAHLAYVLQIPVARSDASRTAPLRYLAQHMLRVSRDLKTPLILLEDPEPETATGASIRNVPGSAHDTASAEATSDAEGIATANASESFRRAMRRIAEQARGEHTRGDHS; encoded by the coding sequence ATCAACTCCCCCGGCCTCGTGTGGTGCGTGGTCGTCGACGTCGACCACGACGACGCCGACTGGGCCGCTGACCGCGCAGACCTCCCAGAGCCCTCCTGGACGGCCGTAAACCCCTTCAACGGCCACGCACACCTCGCCTACGTCCTTCAGATCCCTGTGGCCCGCTCAGACGCTTCTAGAACCGCGCCCCTGCGCTACCTCGCCCAGCATATGTTGAGGGTCAGTCGTGATCTCAAGACCCCTCTCATCCTTCTGGAAGATCCCGAACCAGAGACCGCGACGGGAGCCAGCATCAGAAATGTGCCTGGGAGCGCTCATGACACAGCGAGTGCAGAGGCGACGTCGGATGCTGAGGGGATCGCGACTGCGAATGCGTCCGAGTCATTCCGACGCGCCATGAGGCGCATCGCCGAGCAGGCCCGCGGCGAGCACACACGGGGCGATCATTCTTAG